Genomic DNA from Anaerohalosphaeraceae bacterium:
CTTCCATAAAGGATGTGCCGCCCTTCAGGCCGGTTGCCATCACCTTCATCGCCCGCACGAGGGCGGCGGTTTTCCAGTCGCCTTCGGCGCCGAAGCCGTAGCCGTCGGCCATCAGACGCTGAACAGCCAGACCGGGCAGCTGAAGCAGACCGTGCAGGTCTTCGAATGTGGTTGTAAAGGCCTTAAAGCCCCCTTCCTCGAGGAAGGCCCGCATCCCCGCTTCAATTCGGGCGGCAATGCGGACGGATTCCATCTGCTCGGGCTTGACCTTCATCTTGTAGGCATCCTTGTATTCCTTGATAAGGGCATCGACCTGCGCATCGGAAACCTCTTCGATTTTGGCCACGAGGTCGCCGACGCCGTAGCCGTTGACGGAAACACCCAAACGAATCTGGGCCTCGACCTTGTCGCCTTCGGTCACAGCGACCTGTCGCATATTGTCGCCCCAGCGGCAGACCTTGAGGTTCTGCATTTCATTCCAGCCGCAGGCGGCCCGCATCCAGACGGCCAGCCGCTCGATGACTTCGGGGTCCTTCCAGTGCCCGACAACGACTTTGCGGTTCTTGCGCATCCGGGTCATGATAAAGCCGTATTCGCGGCAGCCGTGTGCGGACTGGTGAAGGTTCATATAATCCATATCAATCGTATCCCACGGCAGGTCGCGATTAAACTGCGTGTGAAGATGAACAATCGGCTTCTTGAGAAGGTCCAGTCCCTTAATCCACATCTTGGCCGGCGAGAACGTGTGCATCCAGGTAATCAGGCCGACACAGGCGGGCGTGCTGTTGGCCTCCAGACAGAGCTTGGCGATTTCATCCGGGCCGGTCAAAACCGGTTTGAAGACAACCTTGCAGGGGATTGCCGGGTCTGCATTGATGGATTTGGCGATCTGCTCGGAATCTTTATCGACCTGCTTGAGGGCCTTGGGACCATAGAGATGCTGACTGCCGGTGACAAACCAGACTTCGTACTGCTTGAGGGTATCCATAAAATTTCTCCCTAATGCGCCGCTTTTTTGTTAGAAAGGTTTTAACCAATGTCGGTACACTACCGCCGAAAAATGCATCTGTCAAGAAAGAACCCCTCGAGTTTCAGGAACGAAACGGCTATACTATCATCCAGCAGCGGAACCGGATGAAAAGGAACGACTATGACGACAACTATCGCTTTTCTTATGGGGTTTGGCGTTATGCTTCCTGCCGAGCCGATTCAGTTCAAAGAAATGACCTTTCGTGGGGCGGCGGACATTTCTGCGGCGGTCTTTCTGGACCCCAATCATTTTGCCGTCGCCAATGATGAATCAAACAGAATTCGGATTTACTCGATTGAAAAAACAGACAAGCCCGCCTGGAGTCTCGATTTAAGCGGTTTCTTGAGAGTGGACAACCGGTTTCCGGAGGCGGATATTGAGGCGGCCGCTGAGGCGGACGGCGTAATTTACTGGATTACTTCACACGGGCGCAATAAAGACGGCAAGGTGCGCACAAGCCGCTATCGCTTTTTTGCGACCGCCCCGTCGAAAACCGCCCCCGCCCTGCCGACGGTCGAGCCGCTCGGCGAACCGTGTCTGAATCTGATGGAACAGTTTTTGGCGTGGCCGGAGGCGGCCTTTTTGAAACTGGACAAGGCTGTACGGCTGAACGAGGATTTGTCCAAAAAAGAACGCGAAAAACTGGCCCCGAAAAAAGAGGGACTGAATATTGAAGCCATGACGTACTTGCCGACACGCCGCTCGCTTCTGGTTGGACTGCGGAATCCGCTTTACAGGGCCGACAAAAAAAGCCCCCCCAAAGCAATTGCATTCGAGCTGCTCAACCCGCAAGACGTTGTACAAGGACAGGCGGCACGATTCGGGCGGATTGTTTTGTGGGATTTAAAAGGTCGGGGATTGCGGGGAATGGAATATAACCCGGCCAGAAAAGTCCATTATGTGCTGGCCGGACCGGTGGACAGTGAAAGCACCTGTGCCTTGTACATTTGGGACGGGGATTTTGAACAGTCTCCCCAACCGGTATGGGAATGGGACCGCAAAGACCGATTCACCCCGGAAGGAATCGCTGTTCATCCCGTCAGCGGCGAGCTGTGGGTATTCAGCGATGACGGAACGCTCGAAATCGAGGTCAGCTCCCCTGCCGACTGTCAGGAAGGGGAAATCCTGCCCAACGGCAACTGTCCGAACAAATTTCTGACCGATGACCTGCGGAAAACATTCCGGGTGCGGATTTACAAACCGCTTTGAACCTCCTGAATGAAGCAAAACAAAAAAGGCCGGCTTCAGAAGCCGGCCTTTTGTTCATCTTTCGCATTCTTATTAACTGCATCCCATCGAGTTGCCGCAGTTGTAGCAGCGGTAGCAGGCGCCGTTCCGAACACAGATGCTTCCGCAGACATCGCAGGCCGGCGCATCATCCTGAAAATGCTCAAACTGGCTGTTGTACTGCTGGATGAGAACGGCCTCGGCCTGGGTGCCGTCCGGATTCTGAAGAACCGAACCAACCAGCTCGACCGCTCGGTCGGCCGCCCGGTCAAACCGGGCCGAAACCGGACGCTCCGCTTTCAGCGCCGCCGGGGTCTGGGAGTCCGGCTTGGCAGACGCCGCCTTTCTCTCGAGGGCTCTTGCCTGCCCGATTTTCTTGGCCAAATCCTGTGTCTTTTCCACCAGCTGCTTGGCGGTGGTGGTTGTAGGATTCTCCGCCGGGGCCGGGGCATGGTTGGGCATATTCTTTTCCGCATAGCCCGGAATAAACTGACAGCCCAGCCAGCAGAAGATGTAGTCAATCAGACTCTTGGCAAAGGGAATGTTCTTGTTGGAGGTCATGCCGGCCGGCTCGAATCGGGCATGCCGGAACTTGTCCACCAGCGTAATCAGCGGCACACCGTACTGCAGAGCCATCGATACACAAGTGCCGACGACATCCATCAGGCCGCCGACCGTGCTGCCCTCTTTGGCCATCGTGATAAACAGCTCACCGGGCTGGCCGTCTTCGTAAAGGCCGACCGTCAGATAGCCCTCGTGGCCCGCCACAGAAAATTTGTGGGTAATGCTGTTGCGGGTATCAGGCAAACGGCGGCGGAAAGGCCGTGCAACAGCCTGATTTTCCGAAGATTTGGTTTTTTTTTGCTCTTTGTTTTCCACATTGACGGGCTGGAGGCGTTTGGAGCCGTCGCGATAGATTGCCACGGCCTTCAGACCCATTTTCCAGCCCTCGATATAAGCGGACATAATCTCTTCCGTGGTGGCCTCGTTGGGCATATTGATGGTCTTGCTGATCGCACCAGACAGGAATGGCTGAACGGCGGCCATCATCTTCAGATGAGCCATATAGTGGATGTGCCGCTTGCCGTTCTTGGGCTTGAAGGCACAGTCAAAGATGGGCAGGTGTTCAGGCCGCAGGGCCGCCGCCGTTTCGATGGTGTCGTCGCGGTCAATTGCATCGCAGATGCTCTTGATTTCCTCCGGGCTGTAGCCGAGCCGCTCGAGGGCCATCGGAACGGTGCGGTTGACGATTTTGAGCATGCCGCCGCCGGCCAGCAGCTTGTACTTTACCAGCGCGATATCCGGCTCCACACCGGTGGTGTCGCAGTCCATCATAAACCCGATAGTGCCGGTCGGGGCCAGCACAGTGGTCTGCGCATTGCGGTAGCCGTACTGCGAGCCGGCATCGAAAGCCTGGTCCCAGACGTTCTTGGCCGCACTGAGCAGGTCCTGCGGACAGTGCATCTCGGGCAGATGATAGGCATGCTCGCGGTGCATCGCAATTACGCGCATCATCGGCTGGCGGTTCTTCTCAAACGCGCTGAACGGCCCCTTCACCGAGGCCAGCTCCGCACTGGCAATGTAGGCCGTGCCGGTCAGAATAGCCGTAATGGCTGCGGCAATCGCCCGGCCGCCTTCGGAATCATACGGCAAAGCCAGACTCATAATCAGACTGCCGAGGTTGGCATAGCCCAGCCCGAGCGGGCGGAACCGGTGGCTGTTTTCAGCAATTTTGGGCTCCGGATAGCTGCCCATATCCACGAGGATGTCCTGCGCGATGATAAAGATGCGGACGGCCTGCTTAAACCGCTGGATGTCAAACGTGCCGTCGTCGCGGCGGAACTTCATCAGATTCAGCGAGGCCAGATTGCAGGCCGAATCATCAATAAACATATACTCGCTGCAGGGGTTGGAGGCATTGATAGGCCCGCTGTTGGGGCAGGTGTGCCACTTGTTGATGGTGGTATGGTACTGCACACCCGGGTCGCCGCAGATGCGAGTGCCTTCGGCAATCAGCCGCATCAGTTCGCGGGCGGAATAGGTCTCCACGGGCTGGCCGGTCGTGACCGAGCGG
This window encodes:
- the araA gene encoding L-arabinose isomerase, with protein sequence MDTLKQYEVWFVTGSQHLYGPKALKQVDKDSEQIAKSINADPAIPCKVVFKPVLTGPDEIAKLCLEANSTPACVGLITWMHTFSPAKMWIKGLDLLKKPIVHLHTQFNRDLPWDTIDMDYMNLHQSAHGCREYGFIMTRMRKNRKVVVGHWKDPEVIERLAVWMRAACGWNEMQNLKVCRWGDNMRQVAVTEGDKVEAQIRLGVSVNGYGVGDLVAKIEEVSDAQVDALIKEYKDAYKMKVKPEQMESVRIAARIEAGMRAFLEEGGFKAFTTTFEDLHGLLQLPGLAVQRLMADGYGFGAEGDWKTAALVRAMKVMATGLKGGTSFMEDYTYHMDPKCSKVLGAHMLEVCSSIAAGKPSLEVHPLGIGGKADPVRVVFNTPAGDGINASLIDMGNRFRMIVNEVKVVKPDADLPKLPVARVVWIPQPNLKTAAAAWILAGGAHHTAFSMAVTSEFIEDFCEMAGIEYVLIDKNTTIPDIKKELRWNEVYYALAKGF
- a CDS encoding DUF3616 domain-containing protein encodes the protein MTTTIAFLMGFGVMLPAEPIQFKEMTFRGAADISAAVFLDPNHFAVANDESNRIRIYSIEKTDKPAWSLDLSGFLRVDNRFPEADIEAAAEADGVIYWITSHGRNKDGKVRTSRYRFFATAPSKTAPALPTVEPLGEPCLNLMEQFLAWPEAAFLKLDKAVRLNEDLSKKEREKLAPKKEGLNIEAMTYLPTRRSLLVGLRNPLYRADKKSPPKAIAFELLNPQDVVQGQAARFGRIVLWDLKGRGLRGMEYNPARKVHYVLAGPVDSESTCALYIWDGDFEQSPQPVWEWDRKDRFTPEGIAVHPVSGELWVFSDDGTLEIEVSSPADCQEGEILPNGNCPNKFLTDDLRKTFRVRIYKPL
- a CDS encoding vitamin B12-dependent ribonucleotide reductase — translated: MNQTPEKKGLQPWENHSNHSARKGLKIDPFFATPGRHPFEEIVWETRQAKITDDSGKPIFEQNDVEVPASWSQLATKVVVSKYFYGDIQSGQRENSVKQLVHRVCRAIADRGLRDGYFLTEQDAENFYHELTWLCVNQYGAFNSPVWFNVGLYDVYHIEGSPHNYHWDDRQKKAVPCPNSYEYPQASACFIQSVQDTMEDIMRLARSEAMLFKHGSGTGTDLSTLRSSREKLSGGGKPSGPLSFMRVYDQIAAVIKSGGKTRRAAKMQSLKIDHPDIKEFITCKTLEEKKAWALIEQGYDPNEAYDSIMFQNSNLSVRLTDEFMEAVEKDGLWTTRSVTTGQPVETYSARELMRLIAEGTRICGDPGVQYHTTINKWHTCPNSGPINASNPCSEYMFIDDSACNLASLNLMKFRRDDGTFDIQRFKQAVRIFIIAQDILVDMGSYPEPKIAENSHRFRPLGLGYANLGSLIMSLALPYDSEGGRAIAAAITAILTGTAYIASAELASVKGPFSAFEKNRQPMMRVIAMHREHAYHLPEMHCPQDLLSAAKNVWDQAFDAGSQYGYRNAQTTVLAPTGTIGFMMDCDTTGVEPDIALVKYKLLAGGGMLKIVNRTVPMALERLGYSPEEIKSICDAIDRDDTIETAAALRPEHLPIFDCAFKPKNGKRHIHYMAHLKMMAAVQPFLSGAISKTINMPNEATTEEIMSAYIEGWKMGLKAVAIYRDGSKRLQPVNVENKEQKKTKSSENQAVARPFRRRLPDTRNSITHKFSVAGHEGYLTVGLYEDGQPGELFITMAKEGSTVGGLMDVVGTCVSMALQYGVPLITLVDKFRHARFEPAGMTSNKNIPFAKSLIDYIFCWLGCQFIPGYAEKNMPNHAPAPAENPTTTTAKQLVEKTQDLAKKIGQARALERKAASAKPDSQTPAALKAERPVSARFDRAADRAVELVGSVLQNPDGTQAEAVLIQQYNSQFEHFQDDAPACDVCGSICVRNGACYRCYNCGNSMGCS